The genomic window ATTCCCTGCGGCATTTGTACTTGTTTAAATTGTTGCGGCCCTTGTTCCCAAGGCATTATTTCTCCTTCTTGTCCGGTCAGTTCATTAACCTTATTGCCAAAATCCTGTCTTAAATTTTCTAAGTCATCCAGGGCTGATGTAATCGTATCAACATCATAATTTTTACTCGCAATCAAATCTTTTATTTCCTGTCCTTTTACTTTTATTTCATCCAGAATTGGTACAAGTTCGGATGTGTCTATCTTCTTTTTCTTTAATTGATTGATTGTTTGTTGCGCTTGATTGACACTTTGTTTAAAGGTGGAATTGAAACTGCCCAGGTTACCCATCATCATTATAATCTGGTCATTCTGCATTATGTCATCCATTTGGCCGAAGAAATCATTTTCCACGGTATCAAACGCGCCCTGTGAATCATCGGTGGCCATTTTGCTTACCGCGTCCGCTTTAACCGCTTTGAGTTTATTAACCGCCTCTTCAAATGCGTTGTAAACACTTTGGATGTCTATGCCCTTCTTAACTAATTTATCAGTGATTTGTTTGGCGCGTTTGAGCTCACGGGTAAGCATGGTGAGCTGTTTGTCCATCTGTTTTAAGGTTTGCGGCCAGCGAGCCAGCATCTCCAGTGTCTGACGGTCTTGGTTTAAATTTTCCATTGCTTCAGACATTGAATTGAAATCAATATCATTCAACTGATCGGCGGTGGTCGCGTTTTTTATACTGTTAATAATATTCCTTAGGTTAAGAATATTTTCTTGGGTGTTGGTCGGAATGGATATTTTTTGTTTTTGGAATTTGGCCACTTGTTTTTCAAACATATTAAGCTGCGATTCCATGCCTTTGATATTTCGTTTCATGTCCTGCAATCTTTGGTTTGCCTGAAAAACATCCTGCCTATATTGGTCTAAGGATTGTGACAGATCCTGCATCTCGCCCATATCAACATTTTGCATTTCTTCCATGGTGCTCACATTGGAAGCGGCCGCGACCAAATCTTTTAATTTAACCAAATTTTGTTTGATATCATCCGGTACGGTGATTCCGCTTTTCTCCGATTGGGCTATCATCCGGTCGTATTCTTTAATGGATCGTTGCAGTTGTTTTATACTATTTTTTATTTGTTTAAGCTGTTGTTCCGGACTTGGACCATAATTCGGTTGTTGCGGCGGCTGTTGTGGGGGTTGTGGTTGTGGCTGTGGTTGTGGCTGTGGTTCAGGACCCGGCTGTTGCGGGCCAGGGTTGGGCTCCGGAGATGGTTGAGGTGGAGTCGGGGGAGTTGGTTCGGGGGGAGCCGGAGCAATGACTTGTTGCTCTTCCGCTGAAGTATTGTTGGTGCCTAGCGTGCTTAAAAAGTTTTTTAATATTTGCGGAAGTTCTATATAAAAAGCTTTGGCTGGCATGGCAAATGAAAAAGTCACGGCCATGGCCACGGTTAGAATAGAAATGTTTATTATTTTTTTCATAAGGTTTAGTTTTTTATTTGACCCCGGATTGGTCCAGGGCAGTACGGATAATTTGAGCCGACCTTTTAAATTTTTTTAATTCTTCATTGTTTAATTTTATATCCAGCACTTTTTTTATGCCGGTGCGGCCAACTGTGCTGGGCAAAGAGATACAGACATCTTTTACGCCATATTGTCCGCTCATTAGGGAAGAAACCGAGTAAGCATGATCTTCGTCATTTATAATTGATTTAACAATGCGGGCAACAGCGGCGGCGATTCCATAGTAGGTGGCGCCTTTTTTACGGATAATTTCCTGGGCTGAGTCCCTGGTTCGGGTATAAGCGGCGGCAACTGTTTTTTTATCGTATTTAGGCAGGGAAGCAATATTTTCTCCCATAACATTGGCATGGGAATAAACCGGCACTTCGCTGTCGCCATGTTCGCCGATTAAATACGCGCCCATGCTATGCGGGTCAACATTGAATTTTTTTGCCAATAAATAGCGGAAACGGGAAGAATCCAAAGTTGTGCCGGTGCCAAAGACCTGGTTTTTTGGGAATTTTGAAACTTTTAACGCGGTATAGGTCAAAACGTCCAAGGGATTTGTGACCATCAGAATAATGGCGTCTTTAGTATATTTGCAGACATTCTTTACTACTTCGGTAATAATTTTGACATTTGTTTTTGCCAATTCCAGTCGGGTTTGGCCCGGTTTTTGGTTTATACCGGCGGCAATCACCACCACATCGGCGTCTTTACAATCTTTATAGTCGCCGGCCCAAACGTGGGAGTCCGGCGCAAAGGAAATGGCATGTTCTATGTCCAGCGCCTCGCCTTCACATTTCTTTTTGTTTACGTCAATCAAGACAATTTCCGAAGCTACGCCTTCAATCATCATAGTGTAGGCGGCGGTTGAGCCGACAAAACCCGTGCCGATTACCACCACGCGGGTTGACTCCATTTTTTTTGGTTTGGGCATAAAAAAAGCATTATATTATTATAATGCCTTTATTATACAGGATTTATTCCTATACCTCAATAACTACCGGCAGCACCATCGGACGTTTCTCGGTCTTGCTGAATAGGAACTGACCGACGTAATCGCGGATTTTGTTCCGGATATAATTGGTGTCTGCCCAAGACAGGGGATCAGAATCAATCACCAGCTTTTTTACGCGGTGGCGCAGATCCTCAATTAGTTCTTTATTCTCTTTTAAGAACACGAACCCGCGCGAGATGATGTCAGGGTTTTGAATCAGTTTGCCGGTTTTGCTGTCAACGGTTGCAATAATTACAATCATTCCGTCTTCAGCCAATACCTGCCGGTCGCGCAAGACAATGTTGGTTTCATCGCTTACGCCGAGCCCGTCAACGAACACATAATCAGCCGGCAGTTTTGTGGAAGTCATTTTACCGCTGCCATGCGAGAATTCAATCACTTGTCCGTTATCGGCAATGAAAATGTTTTCTTTGGGGAAACCCATCGACTGGGCGACTTTTGCATTGTAATGCAGTAAGAAGTGATTGCCTTCAATTGGAATGAAGTATTTCGGATTTATCAACCTGATCATCAGTTTTACGTCATCAGATTTGGCATGGCCGCCGGCATGGACGTCCATCATTTGATAATGGATAACTTCCGCGCCTTTTCTAAACAGCGTGTCTTTCAAACGTTGGACAGTTCTTTCATTTCCCGGAATAACTGACGAAGAGAAAACAACCGTGTCGCCCGGGGTCAGACGGATAAACCGGTGTTCGCCGCTCGCAATACGCATTAGCGATGCATTTTTTTCTCCCTGCGCGCCGGTGCAGATTATCACCACTTTGTTATCCGGATAATCGCTGACTTTGTTTAGGTCAATTAAGGTTTTGGGAGAAAACTGCATGTAGCCGAGCTCTTTGGCTATGCCGACATTGCTTTTCATGCTGAAGCCGTCAAGCGCAACTATTTTACCCAGCTTTTCCGATATTTCAATAATCTGTTTGATACGGGAAAGCAGGGAAGAGAAAGTACCGATGATTAATCGTCCCGGCGCCTTGGAGATGATTTCATCCAGGTTGGTGCCGATTTCCATTTCGGAAATCTGGTGTCCGGGCTGGGAGGCATTGGTGCTGTCGCTTAAGAGTGCGAGCACACCTTGAGAGCCGATGCGGGCAATTTTCTGTAAGTCCGCCGGCTGTTCGCCTGATGGCTGATAATCAAATTTCCAATCGCCGGTGTGAACAATGACGCCCTCCGGAGTGTGGATCACCACACCCATTGAATCGGGAATATTGTGGTTTAAGTGGAAAAATTCCAACTCAAAACTTCCCAGCGTCAGTTTGTCATCAACGTTTAAATTATTAATGTTGAGCGGGCGCAGGCCTTTGTAATCCTCTTGTCGCTTTTTGATAATCGCGTTGGTGAGCGGCAAGGCGTAAATCGGCGGGTATCCCAGTTGCGGAATCAAATGGGGGATGCCGCCGATATGGTCATAGTGGGCGTGCGTGATGATAACGCCGCGAATATGTTTTTCTTTGCCTTTGAGATAGCTCATGTTTGGAATGATGTAATCAATCCCGGGCATGTCTTCTTCGGGGAACTGCAAGCCCATGTCAATGATGATAATATCGCCATTGTATTCCAAAAGCGTGCAGTTGCGTCCGACTTCTTCCAGGCCGCCCAGCACGGCGATTTTTAATTTTGTTTCATCGCCGCGAAAGCGCGCGAAAGACGGGCCTCTTGGGGCCGGAACCGGTTGTCTGGGTCTTGCGTCCGTGTGATACGTCCGCTTGCCCCTACTGGATTTTTGTGTTTGTGTGTATCTGATCATATATATTAATGAATTAAGAAGCCAAAATATAATTTTGGAGTTTATTTAAATTGTGGGCGAGGAGGGATTTGAACCCTCATGACCGAAGTCATACGCTTCTGAGACGTACGCGTATACCAATTCCGCCACTCGCCCTGAAGTTAGTTAAATTTCCAATGCCTGGTGGTTTTGATGTACCAGTTATTTAGATCATTATATCTGTCTGACGGTGAAACGATTTTATCTAAATTTATTCCCCGCACTTCTTTGCTCACCGTGAAAGTGTAACTGGGTGTATACAAGAAGACAGCCGGAACGTCTTTGTTTAATGTGTTTTGAAAATCAGTATACAAACTGGCGCGCTTACTGTCGTCTGTGGTTGATCTGGCCTCTTCAAGTATCTTATCAGCGCTCCTGTTGGAATACAAGGCCAAATTAAGACCCGGATAATCAACTTGTGAGGAGTGCCAAAATGGATACGGATCCGGATCACCGCCAACTATTTCTCCATAGAGAATAACTTGATAATTGCGGTCTTTAATATTTGTTTTGGCAATTTCATGGCTGTCAACGTATTCTATTTTGGTTTGCACGCCAATGGCCTGCCACATTTTGGCTATGGACTCCGCGGCCTGATGATATTCCGGAGTGTCGGCTGTGGTAATCGTCAGTGTTAAAATATTGTTATTTTTATCTTCCCGGTAAAACGCCTGGCCGCTGTCCATTTCCTGGCGCGCCGCGTCGCCGACTTCCTTTTGAATCTGTTCTATAGAAGAAGTGGCGTCCAGAGTTGTGGTTGAGGCGCGAATGTCATCTATTTCTGTCTGTCTGGTTTTAAGCAGGGCGTTATATTTTAATTTGTAATAATCCTCCGGTTGGATGCGCTTCCATTTTTTATCCAGCAGGGTATTGGCCTTATCTATATCAAAAGCAATTGATTGTATTTTGTTGGAGAAGCCGACTTGACCGCGCAAAATCGGTGAATTTATTACTTCGCCATTGCCGCCCGTGGCGTCACTGGCAACTTTGTCTTTATTTATAGCCAGAGCCAAAGCATTTCGCAGGTCGCTATCCTGCAGATCAGCAGCAAAATTTTGGTTGAAAAATAAAGCGGTATATTGGGGCAATTGCAGTTTATGAAGTTCAAAATTTTTATTGCCGATTTTATCGGCCAAATCCTGCGGAATGAAACTCAAAGCCATTATGTCCTGGCCCTTTAGAGCGCTGGCCGCTTGCGTGTAATCGGTATAAAATTTAAAAGTGATTGTCTTCAGGTATGGCTGTTTTTGGTAATAATATTTGTTATGGACCAAAACATAATCTTGCAGATTGCCGTTTGAATCTTTTATTAATTTATCAAACATCCACGGTCCGGTGCCTACCGGCTGTAGATTTTGTTGAGCCAGCTTAATGCTTGCCGGAGGGACATCCGACCAGGTGTGCTGGGGCAAAATGCCGACAGTCAAACTGCTTAAGAATGGCGCGTAAGGATTTTTTAAAATAAAGCGTATGGAATAATCGCCGGTTTTTTCAATCTGCACTCCCTGAAAAGCAGGATAGAGCGGGCTGTTTACTTCCGGATTTTCAATTGTTTCAAAAGTAAACAATACGTCATCGGCCGTAAAATTTTCACCGTCAGACCAGTGAATATTTTGTTTTAAATTTATATCGTAAATTTTTCCGTCGGCGCTGATTTTATAATCAGTGGCCAGATCAGCGACCAGATTTTGGTTGTTGTCGTATTTGAAAAGTCCGGAGTAGATCAAATAGGTGATATCGGCGTCTACGTCATCGGTTGAGGAAAAGACCGGATTTATAAATTGCGGCTGGCCGATCAGACCCTCGCTGTAATCTCCGCCGGAGGCGGGGACGATGGTGTTGTTGTTGATAAAGAGTAGAACCACAAACGCGGCGAGGGCGCAAACCATCATCAGGGACATCAGTAAGATAATTTTTTTCTCAAATTTTGTTAAAAACCGCGGCAAGTATTTTAGTTGCGCGAAGTTGGGAAAAAAATGATGCCTAACCCGCTTGAGTAACTTTTTGTCAAGATCCGAGTTCATTGAAGAAGATTTAAAATTGAGTTTTATAAGGCGAGGCGCAGTAAGGAAACGCCAAAGAAAATTATGGAAATAACAATCGTGCCGGTATGAAGAATTTTATCAACCCCCCGTTTGGTGCTGTAGATGTTGCTTGAACCGCCGAACACCCCGCCCAGTCCGGTGCCTTTTTGCTGGATAAGAATAACCGCCACTAAGAAAGCCGCTAGAATGATTTGAATGATGTTAAAAAAAGTGTCCATAGAAGTATTAAATGATGTATACAGTATATCACTAATTTGGAAATTTGTCAATGTTACGGTGGAGATCTTGTATTTTTACTCATTTGTATGTATAATACCGCAAATGCAAACATAACCTCTTCTTTAATATGGCAGACACCAACGGCATAAATTTAAAATGGTATCAAAAGTGGTGGGGAGTATCGCTTATAGGTTTGATTGGTTTGGTGTCTGTAGCTTTAATTGTTTTCTTGGCTTTAACCGGTAAATATTGGTGGGATATCAAGCATGGCAAAGCAGAATTTTTAGCTCAAACCTTCTATTCTGGTTTTGCCAAGTCAACCTCAATTGCGGGTAACTCTAAAATAGACAGAACCAAATTGGAGACGGCTAACGGCCCTTTTATGGGAAACCCAAACGCGCCAATAACTATTGTGGCGTTTTTTGATTATAAATGTACATTTTCTAAAGAAGCGGTGCCGATAATTAAGAAATTAGTGGGTAAATACAGCAATGTAAAAGTAATTATTAGAAATTTTCCGGGTGAATCAATTCACCCGGGGACGGAAAAACTTTCCGAGATAGCCGCCTGCGCATTTATGGATCAGCCGGATCAGTTCTGGGGCTTATTTAATGTATTGTTTAACAAACAGGATAAGTTGCCGGCAATAATGACAGATCAGGATATTGCCAATCTTGCCGGTGACGCCGGTTTAAATTATGAACAGTTGAATAAATGTTTGCAGTCCGGCAAGGGCCAGATAAAGGAGCGTAAGGACTTTGCGGACGGAGTGGATGCCGGAGTAAGCGGCACGCCGACTTTTTTTGTGAACGGTGAAATGGTGGAGGGCGTGGTGCCTTTTGATATTTGGGAAAATTTTGTAAAAAATTATTAATTTTGTATGCCTAAGCAAATTAGGAAAATTATATTTATTCTAGCGCTTGGGTTTGTAGTTTTTCCGATGATGCCGGTGAGCGCCGCCGATGTAACTCCGGCACTGAATCCGATATGCTGGAAAAAAGCGGAATGCGATAAGGCCAGGGCATCATTTTTGGTCGGTTTGTCAGGAGCGGAGAAACAAAACGCGGCCGAGGGTTTTGTTAAAGGGGATGTGCCTTGCGTGGGCGGAGACGGAGAAGACGCCTGGGGGAAATGTTTGCCGGCTGGCGTCACTTATACTCAAATATCAATCGGCGGGCAGGGAAAATATGCCAATCTCGGCGTTTATTTACAGACCATTTATAACTACGCTTTGGGCATCGCTTCGGTTTTGGCGGTGGTCATGATAATAGTGGCCGGAGTGCAGTGGACAACTTCGGGCGGCAATACCGAGGTTATCAGTAGCTCCAAAAAAAGAATCGTCGGATCAGTGGTCGGGCTTTTTATTGCTTACATGTCTTTTTTTATTTTAAACACCATCAATCCGTCTCTGACCGCCCTGCGTTTGCCGCAGGTGTGGCTGATTAAACCGCAAAGCTTGATGCCGGAATATTGCAGTGCGGCACCGTCAAGTACCAAGTTTGGGAATGTTGGCACCGGCGATGCGAATGCGTTTAAAAATGTTAAGTATGATATTAGCTTGGCCACTGATAAGAGCAAGTTGGTTTGCGGAAGCAAGTTTGCCATGGAAAATGGGGGTAACACGACTTGTCTCGGGGATTATTGTCCGAATAAGGGAGAATTATGTTTTGGCAATAAAGTTGATAATTATAAATGCGAGCCGGGAGTGATTGGCGGAAAAATAATGCCGTCATTTACCCTTAGCAATTCAAATAGTAATCTGATCAGTTCGGTTAAATTATATGAGGTTTGTACAGACGGCAGTATTAAAGGACCTGCCGGCACAGCCACTCCGGTGAAAAGAGGCGGGGGTGAACAGTATTTGATAAGCGGCAGCATTGATACCTGCGGACCGGGGAAGACAGCCGGCTATTTTCTGGGCGCCGGCATAAATGATTGTTTATTACAATTAACCGGCACCTGCACCGGCGGCGGTATGGATTGGTTTGCTGTTGGCAGAGTACCCGGCACCAACTCGTGCAGTATTAATTTGGCCAATCAGTTTTTTAGATCATTCGGCGGCAACCAACCGGATTGCAGTCAGGTTCCCGCCGCCTGCACTTGCGGATTTTTGAAGTTGCTTAGCAATTCTGATGACTTTAAGAAGAACCTATTGATTCCTTCACTGCAAACAGATTACAAAGGTTATCTAATGTCCCCGGCAGAGTTGCAAAAAGGATTTATATGTGATATCCTTGTTGACCGTAGTGAGTTCCCCAGTTTGCCCGGTTCCACTGTTTCAACTTTGGTTAAGGGTGCCTTTACCGGGGGCCTTAGTATAATAGCTGAAGCAATAACATCTGCTAACAAAGATTGCCCATAGGTTATGCCCGACAAACTCATAATTAAAGGCGCAAGGGTGCATAATCTCAAAAATGTAGATATTGAGATACCCAAAAATAAATTGGTGGTCATTACCGGTTTGTCCGGTTCGGGCAAAAGCAGCTTGGCTTTTGACACCATCTATGCCGAAGGACAGAGGCGCTATGCCGAGTCCTTATCATCTTACGCGCGCCAGTTTATGGAAGTGCGTGACAAACCGGACGTGGATAGTATAGAAGGGTTGTCGCCGACTATTGCCATTGACCAGAAAAGCTATACGCAAAATCCGCGTTCAACCGTGGGCACGGTAACCGAAATTTATGATTATTTGCGTTTGCTCTTTGCTCGCATTGGCCAGCAATATTGTCCGGATGATCATGTGCCGGTTGAGTCATATACAGCCGGAGAGATTGTTGAAGAAGCCAGAAAAAAAGCCAGAATCAATCCGGAGATTTTAATTTTATCGCCTTTGGTGCGTGGCGCGCATGTTTCCCACGGCCAGCTTTTGGATCAGGTGGAAAAGTCAGGGCACGAGTGGGTGCGAGTTAATGGCGAACTGCTTAAAATAAACGACTTGGCCGAATATGAATTTTCAGATAAAAAATTATACAATGTTGAGTTATTGATTGGTAAAATTACCGATTACCGCAAACAGGACATCGCCAAAATGGTTGATATGGCCCTTGATTTGAGCAATGGCCTGGCGGTTGTCAGTAATAGTGAAGAAAAGTTATATTCCACCTCCGGCATCTGTCCGAAATGCAAAAAAACAATGCCGGTTTTGGATATGCGCAGTTTTAGTTTCAACAGTCCGTATGGGGCTTGTCAGCGTTGTACCGGTTTGGGTATTACTTTGGAGGTTGATGCTGATTTGGTAATTCCCAACGACAGATTAACCTTGGCCGAAGGGGCCGTTCAACCGTGGATGAGAATTACCGGCAATCAAAATTGGTATCAGAAAATTCTGACAGCCGTGGCCGAGCGCTATAATTTTTCCACCAACACGCCGGTTCGGGATTTGCCGGAGAAAATAAAAAAGATAATTCTCTACGGAACGGGCGAGGAGTATTATGATTTGGACGGAAAAAGGGCAACCTTTCCGGGTGTGATTCCTAATTTAATGCAGAGGCATCTGGAAACGGATTCAGAATATGTACGCAAAGAGATTGAACAGTATATGCGCGAGGTTATCTGCCCGGTATGCCACGGCAAGAGATTGCGTCAGGAGTCTTTGGCCGTAAAAATCGGGGAGCATAATATCGCCGATTTGTCGTCAATGAGTGTTGAAGATAATATTATTTTTTTCAAAAAAGAAGTCGCCAACATTATTGGTAATAAACCGGGCGCCGGTTTAAATCAACAGCAAAAAGCAGTGATTGCCAAACCGATTATTAAAGAAATTACCCAAAGAATACAAGGACTGGATGATGTTGGTTTAAGTTATCTGGCCTTGGACAGAGCCATGAACACACTTTCCGGCGGAGAAGTAACCCGCACCCGTTTGGCCACCCAGCTTTCAACCGGACTAATTGGAGTTATATATATTTTGGATGAACCTTCAATCGGTTTGCATCCGAAAGACAATGGCCGCTTAATCGCCAGCTTGAAATCTTTGCGCGACATGGGAAATACCGTGATTGTGGTTGAGCATGACAGCGCCATGATGCTCGCCGCCGATTATGTGGTTGATGTTGGTCCGGGCGCGGGCATTGAAGGCGGAAAAATAATGGCCAAAGGCACGGTCGCGGAAATTAAAAAATCAAAAAATTCTTTGACCGGGGCGTATTTGTCCGGCCGGGAGAAAATTGAATGCACCAAAGAAAAAGCCGCGCGCGGTGCGGGCGCCAAAGCGGATAAGAAAAATTTGAAGGCAATAAAAATCACCGGCGCCAAGGCCTATAATTTAAAAAATATTGATGTTGATCTGCCGTTAGGAAAATTGGTTTGCGTGACCGGTGTTTCCGGCTCGGGCAAATCAACTTTGGTAATAGATATTTTAGGCAAGGCCCTGGCTAAGAAATTTTATCGCGCCAAAGACGAACCGGGCGCGCACAAAAGCATCTCCGGCACGGAAAATATTGATAAAGTTATTACCATTGACCAGTCGCCAATTGGGCGCACGCCACGATCTAACCCGGCTACCTATACCGGCGTGTTTACTTTAATTCGCGACTTGTTCGCCGATTTGCCGGAAGCGCGCATGCACAGTTATGACGCGGGCAAGTTCAGCTTTAATGTCAAAGGCGGAGGCAGGTGCGAGGCCTGTGCCGGCGAGGGCTATGTGCGCATCCCGATGCAATTTTTGGCCGATGTTTATGTGCAGTGCAGTGAATGCGGCGGTGCGAGATATAATCGCGAGGCGCTGGAAATTCATTACCGCAATAAAAATATTTCCGATGTTTTGAACATGACCATTGATGAGGCCTATAACTTTTTTAATGACATTCCCAATATTGCCGACAAGTTGAATGTCTTGCGCAAAGTTGGTTTGGGGTATATTCAGTTGGGTCAGCCGGCAACCACACTGTCCGGCGGTGAGGCCCAGCGCGTTAAATTAGCCACTGAACTTTCTCGTGCTTCCACCGGCAGTACTTTATATATTTTAGACGAGCCGACTACCGGTCTGCATTTTGAAGATATAAAACATTTGCTTCAGGTCTTGAATCAGTTGGTCGCCAAGGGGAACACTGTTCTTATTATTGAACACAACTTGGATGTCATTAGATGCTCTGATTGGATTATTGATATGGGGCCGGGCGGAGGCCGACACGGGGGAGTGGTTGTAGCCAA from Patescibacteria group bacterium includes these protein-coding regions:
- a CDS encoding ribonuclease J, with the protein product MIRYTQTQKSSRGKRTYHTDARPRQPVPAPRGPSFARFRGDETKLKIAVLGGLEEVGRNCTLLEYNGDIIIIDMGLQFPEEDMPGIDYIIPNMSYLKGKEKHIRGVIITHAHYDHIGGIPHLIPQLGYPPIYALPLTNAIIKKRQEDYKGLRPLNINNLNVDDKLTLGSFELEFFHLNHNIPDSMGVVIHTPEGVIVHTGDWKFDYQPSGEQPADLQKIARIGSQGVLALLSDSTNASQPGHQISEMEIGTNLDEIISKAPGRLIIGTFSSLLSRIKQIIEISEKLGKIVALDGFSMKSNVGIAKELGYMQFSPKTLIDLNKVSDYPDNKVVIICTGAQGEKNASLMRIASGEHRFIRLTPGDTVVFSSSVIPGNERTVQRLKDTLFRKGAEVIHYQMMDVHAGGHAKSDDVKLMIRLINPKYFIPIEGNHFLLHYNAKVAQSMGFPKENIFIADNGQVIEFSHGSGKMTSTKLPADYVFVDGLGVSDETNIVLRDRQVLAEDGMIVIIATVDSKTGKLIQNPDIISRGFVFLKENKELIEDLRHRVKKLVIDSDPLSWADTNYIRNKIRDYVGQFLFSKTEKRPMVLPVVIEV
- a CDS encoding pilin — its product is MPKQIRKIIFILALGFVVFPMMPVSAADVTPALNPICWKKAECDKARASFLVGLSGAEKQNAAEGFVKGDVPCVGGDGEDAWGKCLPAGVTYTQISIGGQGKYANLGVYLQTIYNYALGIASVLAVVMIIVAGVQWTTSGGNTEVISSSKKRIVGSVVGLFIAYMSFFILNTINPSLTALRLPQVWLIKPQSLMPEYCSAAPSSTKFGNVGTGDANAFKNVKYDISLATDKSKLVCGSKFAMENGGNTTCLGDYCPNKGELCFGNKVDNYKCEPGVIGGKIMPSFTLSNSNSNLISSVKLYEVCTDGSIKGPAGTATPVKRGGGEQYLISGSIDTCGPGKTAGYFLGAGINDCLLQLTGTCTGGGMDWFAVGRVPGTNSCSINLANQFFRSFGGNQPDCSQVPAACTCGFLKLLSNSDDFKKNLLIPSLQTDYKGYLMSPAELQKGFICDILVDRSEFPSLPGSTVSTLVKGAFTGGLSIIAEAITSANKDCP
- a CDS encoding ABC transporter substrate-binding protein — encoded protein: MNSDLDKKLLKRVRHHFFPNFAQLKYLPRFLTKFEKKIILLMSLMMVCALAAFVVLLFINNNTIVPASGGDYSEGLIGQPQFINPVFSSTDDVDADITYLIYSGLFKYDNNQNLVADLATDYKISADGKIYDINLKQNIHWSDGENFTADDVLFTFETIENPEVNSPLYPAFQGVQIEKTGDYSIRFILKNPYAPFLSSLTVGILPQHTWSDVPPASIKLAQQNLQPVGTGPWMFDKLIKDSNGNLQDYVLVHNKYYYQKQPYLKTITFKFYTDYTQAASALKGQDIMALSFIPQDLADKIGNKNFELHKLQLPQYTALFFNQNFAADLQDSDLRNALALAINKDKVASDATGGNGEVINSPILRGQVGFSNKIQSIAFDIDKANTLLDKKWKRIQPEDYYKLKYNALLKTRQTEIDDIRASTTTLDATSSIEQIQKEVGDAARQEMDSGQAFYREDKNNNILTLTITTADTPEYHQAAESIAKMWQAIGVQTKIEYVDSHEIAKTNIKDRNYQVILYGEIVGGDPDPYPFWHSSQVDYPGLNLALYSNRSADKILEEARSTTDDSKRASLYTDFQNTLNKDVPAVFLYTPSYTFTVSKEVRGINLDKIVSPSDRYNDLNNWYIKTTRHWKFN
- a CDS encoding thioredoxin domain-containing protein — protein: MADTNGINLKWYQKWWGVSLIGLIGLVSVALIVFLALTGKYWWDIKHGKAEFLAQTFYSGFAKSTSIAGNSKIDRTKLETANGPFMGNPNAPITIVAFFDYKCTFSKEAVPIIKKLVGKYSNVKVIIRNFPGESIHPGTEKLSEIAACAFMDQPDQFWGLFNVLFNKQDKLPAIMTDQDIANLAGDAGLNYEQLNKCLQSGKGQIKERKDFADGVDAGVSGTPTFFVNGEMVEGVVPFDIWENFVKNY
- the secG gene encoding preprotein translocase subunit SecG, encoding MDTFFNIIQIILAAFLVAVILIQQKGTGLGGVFGGSSNIYSTKRGVDKILHTGTIVISIIFFGVSLLRLAL
- a CDS encoding L-lactate dehydrogenase, which codes for MPKPKKMESTRVVVIGTGFVGSTAAYTMMIEGVASEIVLIDVNKKKCEGEALDIEHAISFAPDSHVWAGDYKDCKDADVVVIAAGINQKPGQTRLELAKTNVKIITEVVKNVCKYTKDAIILMVTNPLDVLTYTALKVSKFPKNQVFGTGTTLDSSRFRYLLAKKFNVDPHSMGAYLIGEHGDSEVPVYSHANVMGENIASLPKYDKKTVAAAYTRTRDSAQEIIRKKGATYYGIAAAVARIVKSIINDEDHAYSVSSLMSGQYGVKDVCISLPSTVGRTGIKKVLDIKLNNEELKKFKRSAQIIRTALDQSGVK
- the uvrA gene encoding excinuclease ABC subunit UvrA — its product is MPDKLIIKGARVHNLKNVDIEIPKNKLVVITGLSGSGKSSLAFDTIYAEGQRRYAESLSSYARQFMEVRDKPDVDSIEGLSPTIAIDQKSYTQNPRSTVGTVTEIYDYLRLLFARIGQQYCPDDHVPVESYTAGEIVEEARKKARINPEILILSPLVRGAHVSHGQLLDQVEKSGHEWVRVNGELLKINDLAEYEFSDKKLYNVELLIGKITDYRKQDIAKMVDMALDLSNGLAVVSNSEEKLYSTSGICPKCKKTMPVLDMRSFSFNSPYGACQRCTGLGITLEVDADLVIPNDRLTLAEGAVQPWMRITGNQNWYQKILTAVAERYNFSTNTPVRDLPEKIKKIILYGTGEEYYDLDGKRATFPGVIPNLMQRHLETDSEYVRKEIEQYMREVICPVCHGKRLRQESLAVKIGEHNIADLSSMSVEDNIIFFKKEVANIIGNKPGAGLNQQQKAVIAKPIIKEITQRIQGLDDVGLSYLALDRAMNTLSGGEVTRTRLATQLSTGLIGVIYILDEPSIGLHPKDNGRLIASLKSLRDMGNTVIVVEHDSAMMLAADYVVDVGPGAGIEGGKIMAKGTVAEIKKSKNSLTGAYLSGREKIECTKEKAARGAGAKADKKNLKAIKITGAKAYNLKNIDVDLPLGKLVCVTGVSGSGKSTLVIDILGKALAKKFYRAKDEPGAHKSISGTENIDKVITIDQSPIGRTPRSNPATYTGVFTLIRDLFADLPEARMHSYDAGKFSFNVKGGGRCEACAGEGYVRIPMQFLADVYVQCSECGGARYNREALEIHYRNKNISDVLNMTIDEAYNFFNDIPNIADKLNVLRKVGLGYIQLGQPATTLSGGEAQRVKLATELSRASTGSTLYILDEPTTGLHFEDIKHLLQVLNQLVAKGNTVLIIEHNLDVIRCSDWIIDMGPGGGRHGGVVVAKGTPADVMKIKTSWTGKYLKE